The following proteins are co-located in the Cherax quadricarinatus isolate ZL_2023a chromosome 26, ASM3850222v1, whole genome shotgun sequence genome:
- the LOC138853220 gene encoding uncharacterized protein has product MESDSSDPASLLSSLTLNADTTHAGLHTYAYFYLLGTSLNPSILLLFLAGNILCLLIAYHFLTTYWAARSHQQHDSRNLEEETEPRKVVAEPGGWLRPVSNIEMFSATPLILGTGNTAQVLWLSSSQPITPEDVKQALSVIAEKIHVLQVCVAWRWFRPWLRRMKNVVVDFSVETGDAMSVYYQQMRTPYNISQGPLWRARLVPQPQAAGDRHQAVLVLTLHHIIIDGLTNMIISRDFMEVLNAILTGRSHNTPTRHVIPPIAEELFSMSDCIWCLRFLWSVTYKTVMSMFSDNCYSISLPRPNTKVALTNVLRKDFSAETTKELLRHCKEAKVSVHSSIVAAAYLALLRTAQKYSKETLDSLKITYDNAVNMRRYYPSVYSESVGFHVSITKLEYVVCSSDAESRENFWGLARRMHDDLHHNLCVNKTPICLSPLSLVLSALQPLNFLLTRLGCRNLICSNLKFTNMGNLKQILPGKYGDGPVEITSLLRSTASELCGTPFLVVFQTFEGRLLLSLDYYINNITEEVVNMFFSYLAHYITDIANNGTIKNY; this is encoded by the exons ATGGAGTCTGATAGTAGTGATCCAGCATCTCTGCTCTCCTCACTAACCCTCAACGCTGACACCACCCACGCTGGCCTCCACACATACGCCTATTTCTACCTACTCGGGACTTCCCTAAACCCAAGTATATTACTGCTTTTTCTGGCAGGCAACATTTTATGCTTG TTGATCGCCTACCACTTTCTCACCACCTACTGGGCAGCCAGAAGTCACCAGCAGCATGACTCCCGTAACTTGGAGGAGGAGACTGAGCCCAGGAAGGTAGTGGCTGAACCTGGAGGCTGGTTGAGACCAGTGAGCAACATAGAAATGTTTTCAGCAACACCACTGATTCTGGGCACTGGTAACACTGCTCAGGTGTTGTGGCTCTCCTCGTCTCAGCCCATCACACCTGAGGACGTTAAACAAGCTCTCTCCGTAATAGCTGA GAAGATACATGTTCTGCAGGTCTGCGTTGCTTGGCGCTGGTTTCGACCATGGTTACGACGGATGAAGAACGTTGTTGTAGACTTCAGCGTTGAGACGGGCGACGCCATGTCGGTGTACTACCAGCAGATGCGAACTCCCTACAACATTTCTCAGGGACCACTGTGGAGGGCGAGGTTGGTTCCCCAGCCACAGGCAGCTGGTGACCGTCACCAGGCCGTCCTGGTGCTCACTTTACATCACATCATCATTGACGGCCTTACCAATATGATCATCTCCCGCGACTTTATGGAGGTTCTGAACGCCATCCTGACTGGACGGagtcacaacacacccacacgccATGTCATCCCGCCCATTGCTGAAGAACTGTTTAGCATGAGCGACTGTATTTGGTGCCTTAGGTTTCTCTGGTCTGTCACGTACAAAACAGTCATGAGCATGTTCAGTGATAACTGCTACAGTATTAGTCTTCCTCGGCCAAATACAAAGGTGGCACTTACAAATGTGCTACGTAAAGACTTCTCAGCAGAGACGACAAAAGAGCTTTTGCGTCACTGCAAGGAAGCAAAAGTTAGCGTTCACTCTAGTATAGTGGCTGCAGCTTACCTTGCGCTTCTACGCACAGCTCAGAAATATTCAAAAGAAACTTTAGACTCATTGAAGATCACTTATGATAACGCTGTAAACATGCGTCGCTACTacccaagtgtttacagtgagtcAGTTGGCTTTCACGTATCTATAACCAAACTTGAATATGTTGTCTGCAGTAGCGACGCAGAAAGCCGTGAGAATTTTTGGGGGCTAGCAAGACGCATGCATGACGACCTCCACCACAATCTCTGTGTGAATAAGACACCTATTTGTTTGTCTCCGCTCTCTTTGGTACTCTCTGCTCTTCAGCCATTAAATTTCTTGCTAACTCGATTGGGATGCAGAAACTTGATTTGTTCGAACTTGAAGTTCACTAATATGGGTAATTTGAAGCAAATATTGCCTGGTAAATACGGGGATGGGCCCGTGGAGATCACCAGTCTTCTTCGATCCACGGCATCGGAGTTATGTGGAACTCCTTTCTTAGTCGTCTTCCAGACCTTTGAAGGACGGTTGCTATTATCTTTGGACTATTACATAAATAATATCACTGAGGAGGTCGTCAATATGTTCTTTTCATACTTAGCTCATTATATTACTGACATAGCTAACAATGGCACCATCAAGAATTACTGA